A region from the Hylaeus volcanicus isolate JK05 chromosome 6, UHH_iyHylVolc1.0_haploid, whole genome shotgun sequence genome encodes:
- the LOC128878776 gene encoding RUN domain-containing protein 1, giving the protein MSAGEHKGCEIEDIENSDESDRPSGERWAPVGANDGDNDFAYEYKYVDNMENLSYDMERLKVLEEEQEMLNSSLIALTTHFAQVQFRLRQIVDAPANEKETLLKELEEFAFRGIPDVPNDLSLDSRSITPTSPISCKQSISGVINDVDVESKMALQRTKQKELICQLKSQLEDLEKYAYETGDADLPQSMILERQSIIINHLKEKLNFNIDDLCKLPVDDLRWQVDYAISQIVSPLKMKEQLVSQLKTQITDLERFINYLQGEVSTETLACTCACPIHSSGSASSTSYAKKAFNRKPIEEESTTKTLNTVKKVVALLHMFLVSQLGCGSERVRRNFKKNSLHNWRDIRTRLDIAVEHVIETIADSERHPEDDDNENDYASDSDSTSHCNARVTSAVRKHLATSIRDLMQHGLMSDVRSNSVVPFVGCFPQRNPSTTNLMHAWELILKYYEIKNGHRYNSSPAQKLSQSFNLDLAGGRMISSKQSLLTTIGNIIASHSPYKRSYDSHFKAFICASLNANKLVTWLKLILQCQYLLENHYMSWSYVVKTGFQDAFHTLDRLTSYKFDLPVDLAVRQFQNIKDAF; this is encoded by the exons atgaGTGCTGGCGAACATAAGGGTTGCGAGATCGAAGATATCGAAAATTCGGATGAAAGTGACAGACCATCTGGGGAAAGATGGGCGCCAGTTGGAGCGAACGACGGTGACAATGATTTCGCCtacgaatataaatatgtcGATAATATGGAGAA TTTGTCCTATGACATGGAAAGGCTAAAAGTGCTCGAAGAGGAGCAAGAGATGCTTAATTCGTCCCTTATAGCACTAACTACTCATTTTGCCCAG GTTCAGTTTCGTTTACGACAGATCGTGGATGCACCTGctaacgaaaaagaaacattgctCAAAGAATTAGAAGAGTTTGCTTTTAGAGGGATTCCTGATGTTCCAAATGATTTGTCACTCGATAGTAGATCAATTACACCAACTTCTCCAATATCCTGCAAGCAAAGC ataTCTGGGGTAATTAATGATGTTGATGTTGAATCTAAAATGGCACTGCAAAGAACAAAACAGAAAGAACTGATTTGTCAGCTAAAATCTCAATTAGAGGACCTAGAGAAATATGCCTATGAAACTGGTGATGCAGATTTACCGCAAAGCATGATATTAGAGAGACAGAGTATCATAATCA atcatttaaaagaaaagttaaattttaaCATTGACGACCTCTGTAAATTACCAGTTGACGATTTAAGATGGCAAGTAGATTATGCTATAAGTcag ATCGTTAGtcctttaaaaatgaaagaacaacTAGTTTCTCAATTGAAAACACAAATTACAGATTTAGAACGCTTTATAAATTACCTTCAGGGAGAAGTTAGTACAGAAACTTTGGCGTGTACTTGTGCTTGTCCAATACACAGTAGCGGTTCTGCATCTTCTACTTCgtatgctaagaaagcatttaATAGGAAACCAATAGAGGAAGAAAGCACAACTAAAACTCTTAACACTGTTAAGAAGGTTGTGGCTCTGTTGCACATGTTCTTAGTGTCTCAATTAGGATGCGGTAGTGAACGGGTGCGAAGGAActtcaagaaaaattctttacatAATTGGCGTGATATAAGAACAAGATTAGATATTGCAGTTGAACACGTCATAGAGACTATCGCAGACAGTGAACGTCATCCAGAAGACGATGATAACGAAAATGATTACGCTTCGGATTCAGATTCCACGTCGCATTGTAACGCCAGAGTAACGTCTGCTGTAAGGAAGCACCTAGCAACTTCCATACGTGATTTAATGCAACATGGTTTAATGTCTGATGTGCGTTCTAATAGCGTAGTGCCATTTGTGGGTTGTTTTCCCCAAAGAAATCCTTCTACTACTAATTTAATGCATGCATGggaattaatattgaaatattatgaaattaaaaatggtcATCGTTACAATTCTAGTCCAGCACAGAAATTATCCCAAAGTTTTAACCTAGATCTTGCCGGTGGAAGAATGATATCTTCCAAACAG AGCTTACTAACAACTATTGGAAACATTATTGCTTCGCATAGTCCATACAAAAGAAGCTATGATTCCCATTTTAAAGCATTTATATGTGCATCCTTAAA TGCTAACAAGCTTGTTACTTGGTTGAAACTTATCCTGCAATGTCAGTATCTTCTTGAAAACCATTATATGTCCTGGAGTTATGTTGTAAAAACag GTTTCCAAGATGCTTTTCATACTCTCGACCGTCTTACCAGCTACAAATTTGATTTACCAGTTGATCTGGCCGTAagacaatttcaaaatataaaagatgCATTTTGA
- the LOC128878365 gene encoding nuclear pore complex protein Nup93-like, whose product MSDFGHIDMLATDSSQVKRDSGFSELLRSAEQLSAAVEGNEELPQVERNLRQILEASNELWSRVTQTGTQDNQVQAHLLLGSRGVDLPQISQKLSSLSARRTFEPLDPIADTDIVSYLRNEKENAILSIIEQVHKDTFELTRIQQMEHMLGEWKQMRYEIINSMTGPSGDLVNLNGTPQRTKLAGSMVSGLSSVEIAYVKELQNYNDHVLREITRPNLFSSFGKAAESFNDKKIEDMWEMVQYMVNITPIPREDRIKSRSTSMIETEIVMQAKKYLENRYRDFMNSVISENLARAKRGGIPGTLPLVKSFVSVKVQNFRDLEDVTVDGKPLWALVYYCMRVGSYTSALQCLNQCNTEFPEFKAALEEACKDLHGHPSSYAESNLKLQYRKHVRSVTDPYKRVAYCALVPCEPDDLHSEVICTADDYLWLKLCQVRDQPDSENKLTLDYLQTTISEIYGESYYHAHEQPFVYFSMLFLTGQFEAAIEFLARGAGAKHLPHAVHLAAAMHEHNFLGVSQSVLAPLLSVDPADKPPAKRLNFARLILLYVKRFDSTDPKECLHYLFLLRSMKDPYDRNMFAVSAAEMVVDASPANKVQLVGKIDKNRWVPGILDQFQIDTEDVVNISADTLYRKGLLEDAVTMYDLAGNHERVLSLMCILLAQVVSQRDSPGSLRSRLQTTANELSTRYQGVELRASSELISAFHTLKHLMAFFDQFHNEQYQSALRTIAESELLPLHVKEVDERVNALRRVSPEVAGTLADVLLATMTILYRQYQKLRSMEPGDEEARKQQLLDLREQARALTSFAGTLPYRMPNETNSKLVQMEILMC is encoded by the exons ATGAGCGATTTTGGGCACATCGATATGTTGGCCACAGATTCCTCCCAAGTAAAAAGAGATTCTGGTTTTAGTGAATTATTGCGATCAGCGGAACAACTGTCCGCTGCCGTAGAAGGCAATGAAGAACTTCCACAAGTTGAAAGAAATCTTCGTCAAATTTTAGAGGCCTCCAACGAACTTTGGTCTCGTGTCACACAAACCGGCACCCAAGATAATCAAGTTCAAGC gcATCTCTTGCTTGGATCTCGTGGTGTTGATTTGCCTCAAATATCACAGAAGTTAAGTTCGCTTAGTGCAAGACGCACATTCGAACCCTTAGATCCAATTGCGGATACAGATATAGTCAGTTATCttagaaatgaaaaggaaaatgcTATTTTATCCATCATCGAACAAGTTCATAAAGAT ACATTTGAACTTACCAGAATTCAACAAATGGAACATATGTTGGGAGAATGGAAACAAATGCGATATGAGATAATAAATAGTATGACAGGACCATCTGGGGATCTAGTAAATTTGAATGGAACTCCTCAGCGTACTAAGTTGGCTGGATCAATGGTCAGTGGTCTATCTAGCGTGGAAATAGCTTATGTTAAAGAGCTACAAAATTACAATGATCATGTACTTCGAGAAATAACTAGGccaaatttatttagttcatTTGGTAAAGCTGCTGAGTCATTtaatgataagaaaattgaGGATATGTGGGAAATGGTCCAGTATATGGTAAATATTACACCAATTCCTAGAGAAGATCGAATTAAATCCAGGAGTACTTCTATGATTGAGACAGAAATTGTAATGCAAgccaaaaaatatttggaaaacaGATACAGGGACTTTATGAATTCTGTTATTAGTGAAAACTTGGCACGAGCAAAGAGGGGTGGCATTCCAGGCACTCTGCCATTAGTTAAAAGTTTTGTAAGCGTcaaagtacaaaattttagaGATTTAGAAGATGTTACAGTTGATGGCAAACCATTGTGGGCTTTAGTCTATTATTGTATGAGAGTTGGTAGTTACACATCAGCATTGCAGTGCCTTAATCAGTGCAATACAGAATTTCCAGAGTTTAAAGCTGCATTAGAAGAAGCTTGCAAAGATCTTCATGGACATCCTAGCAGCTATGCAgaatcaaatttgaaactgcAGTACAGAAAACATGTTAGATCAGTTACAGACCCATATAAAAGAGTGGCATATTGTGCATTAGTTCCTTGCGAACCTGATGATTTGCATTCCGAAGTAATTTGTACGGCCGATGATTATTTATGGCTAAAATTATGTCAAGTGAGAGACCAACCAGATTCAGAAAACAAGTTAACTTTagattatttacaaactacaATATCAGAGATATATG ggGAATCTTATTATCACGCGCATGAACAGccatttgtatatttttcaatgctaTTTTTAACTGGTCAGTTCGAGGctgcaattgaatttttggCAAGAGGCGCAGGAGCAAAGCATTTGCCACATGCAGTCCATTTAGCTGCTGCTATGCACGAACATAATTTTCTAGGAGTTAGTCAAAGCGTTTTAGCGCCTCTGCTGAGCGTTGATCCTGCTGATAAACCACCTGCTAAAAGATTAAACTTTGCCagattaatattgttatatgtTAAGAGATTCGATTCTACAGATCCAAAAGAAtgtttgcattatttattcttattaag GAGTATGAAAGATCCATATGATCGCAACATGTTTGCTGTATCGGCCGCAGAAATGGTGGTCGACGCTTCTCCAGCTAATAAAGTTCAGTTAGTTGGAAAGATAGATAAAAACCGTTGGGTTCCTGGAATtttagaccaatttcaaaTTGATACAGAAGATGTAGTTAATATTAGTGCAGATACATTATACAGGAAAGGTCTCCTAGAAGACGCTGTAACGATGTATGATCTCGCTGGTAATCACGAGAGGGTTCTTAGTTTAATGTGCATCCTTTTGGCACAAGTTGTTAGTCAAAGAGATTCACCTGGGTCGTTGAGATCTCGACTGCAAACTACAGCGAACGAACTAAGTACAAG GTATCAAGGTGTCGAATTACGAGCATCATCCGAATTAATATCCGCATTTCACACTTTAAAACATCTAATGGCGTTCTTCGATCAATTCCACAATGAACAGTATCAGAGTGCTCTTAGG aCTATTGCGGAATCTGAGCTGTTACCGTTACATGTAAAAGAAGTCGACGAAAGAGTGAATGCTTTGCGTCGCGTGTCACCAGAAGTAGCTGGTACATTAGCGGACGTTCTTCTGGCAACCATGACGATACTTTATCGTCAGTATCAAAAGTTGCGATCGATGGAACCAGGAGACGAAGAAGCAAGGAAGCAACAACTTCTCGATCTTCGTGAACAGGCACGCGCGTTGACGAGTTTCGCAGGAACGCTTCCGTATCGCATgccaaacgaaacaaacagTAAACTTGTTCAAATGGAAATTCTTATGTGTTAA
- the LOC128878779 gene encoding repressor of RNA polymerase III transcription MAF1 homolog encodes MKLLESTRFEAINSALSIKTGDSKIIGRIESYSCKMAGNDKQLYKRFNAEQGFTPHDLQALSPPQTSLGTSPAQSRSVSGDEDGPLCDTISRKTLFYLIATLNSAFHPDYDFSDAKSHEFSKEPSLTWVMNAVDSNLSATAGDHYRTLRTALWAAVDDEISLSECDIYSYNPDFVSDPFGEDGCLWSFNYFFYNKKLKRIVFFTCRAINPLYVLDSGVGSDFAMDEDEDRY; translated from the exons ATGAAATTGTTGGAGAGTACACGCTTTGAAGCTATAAACAGTGCCTTGTCCATCAAAACTGGAGACAGTAAGATAATAGGCAG GATAGAGAGCTACTCATGCAAAATGGCTGGGAATGATAAACAGCTATACAAACGTTTCAATGCAGAACAAGGATTCACTCCGCATGATCTTCAAGCTTTATCACCACCGCAAACATCTTTGGGGACATCCCCTGCTCAAAG TCGCAGCGTTTCTGGCGACGAAGATGGTCCACTGTGCGATACAATCAGTAGAAAAACATTATTCTATTTGATTGCCACTTTAAATTCAGCTTTCCACCCAGATTATGATTTTTCTGATGCTAAGAGCCATGAATTCAGCAAAGAACCAAGTTTAACGTGGGTCATGAATGCTGTAGATAGCAATTTGAGTGCAACTGCAGGAGATCATTACCGCACCCTTCGAACAGCACTTTGGGCAGCTGTTGATGATGAAATATCATTAAGCGAATGTGATATTTATAG ttacAATCCAGACTTTGTGTCTGATCCATTTGGAGAAGATGGATGTTTATggtcttttaattatttcttctataaTAAGAAGTTGAAACGCATTGTGTTCTTCACATGCAGAGCAATAAA tcCTCTCTACGTACTAGATTCTGGAGTTGGCAGTGACTTTGCCATGGATGAAGATGAAGATAGATACTAA
- the LOC128878368 gene encoding ADP-ribosylation factor-like protein 2-binding protein isoform X1 yields MSGERIDNNFLINADGNSGQSSKNGEDNLFDEIIGHIEDILLEEEFNTIQKKFLDMYWNVFEPIEENKLIYTDIFNEYHKAVENYIVNYLQKVIPHFNINKFLQLLSSRQTELEGEVFEVLSTFTDFVAFKEMFLDYRAVKEGKVQDLSSGISVTCLKVYNMNEIQSSPI; encoded by the exons ATGTCTGGAGAACGAATAG ataataattttttaataaatgcgGACGGAAATTCGGGACAGAGTTCTAAAAATGGGGAAGATAAtctttttgatgaaattattgGTCACATAGAAGATATTCTTTTAG aagaagaatttaacaccattcaaaagaaatttttagacATGTATTGGAATGTTTTTGAACCCATAGAAgagaacaaattaatttacacggatatatttaacgaatat CATAAGGCTGTGGAAAATTACATAGTTAACTATTTACAAAAAGTCATACcacattttaatataaacaaattcttacAACTCTTAAG TAGTAGACAGACTGAATTGGAAGGTGAAGTTTTTGAAGTATTGTCAACATTCACAGACTTTGTAGcttttaaagaaatgtttcttGATTACAGAGCT GTGAAGGAAGGAAAAGTACAAGATCTCAGTTCTGGAATATCTGTAACATGTCTCAAAGTATATAATATGAATGAAATACAAAGCTCACCtatataa
- the LOC128878368 gene encoding ADP-ribosylation factor-like protein 2-binding protein isoform X2 has product MSGERIDNNFLINADGNSGQSSKNGEDNLFDEIIGHIEDILLEEEFNTIQKKFLDMYWNVFEPIEENKLIYTDIFNEYHKAVENYIVNYLQKVIPHFNINKFLQLLSRQTELEGEVFEVLSTFTDFVAFKEMFLDYRAVKEGKVQDLSSGISVTCLKVYNMNEIQSSPI; this is encoded by the exons ATGTCTGGAGAACGAATAG ataataattttttaataaatgcgGACGGAAATTCGGGACAGAGTTCTAAAAATGGGGAAGATAAtctttttgatgaaattattgGTCACATAGAAGATATTCTTTTAG aagaagaatttaacaccattcaaaagaaatttttagacATGTATTGGAATGTTTTTGAACCCATAGAAgagaacaaattaatttacacggatatatttaacgaatat CATAAGGCTGTGGAAAATTACATAGTTAACTATTTACAAAAAGTCATACcacattttaatataaacaaattcttacAACTCTTAAG TAGACAGACTGAATTGGAAGGTGAAGTTTTTGAAGTATTGTCAACATTCACAGACTTTGTAGcttttaaagaaatgtttcttGATTACAGAGCT GTGAAGGAAGGAAAAGTACAAGATCTCAGTTCTGGAATATCTGTAACATGTCTCAAAGTATATAATATGAATGAAATACAAAGCTCACCtatataa
- the LOC128878367 gene encoding protein nessun dorma, with product MEIYTFDKSLQERLIELTEILSSRGEIVPASQIQAEWSYHVELVIEPVGWQALWKIPRLVCEDFQVHYPTIVVVEVEQVDFTDLSALVKITAVQDEIHLPEKYDVQLVELYPTHNQENDALDVVGTASCIDQLRFFYSYLWMPWDIDDDDNTDWVSVHLETRIRLFFDMKRGVVSKETSDIIRSLVREGREVQQKISKLEDTISEGEESHEDVDGGTACQLMKLHFRLQQIKREVEVLENPAMREILVKNRNSSLNNDQIQRRHSKGKSTEGYFVWLGGTLEEMKETISKVQASLSADLHFKISGSLQETLHTSDAGDVIVIGEGTHLIKGAGNLEEGGTIKGVHNVERTILSVKDTETVPSLLDFSGSEVLLESITIDVGDLRAGVIVRAGTTKIVNCKICAMNQSIVKLGVAVLPNAKLIIENTVFDGLGTASVIYSNGEILMNNCSFKNCAEGIQLHDNTTLIARNCFLGEFKEYAIRLETQKYLHSSESICGGPELLQNIPEISLNDCKFGANGKGHVILKPRTAFSVMTKQDGTTNMES from the exons ATGGAGATTTATACTTTCGATAAGAGTCTTCAAGAAAGACTAATTGAATTAACTGAAATATTATCAAGCAGAGGTGAAATTGTACCTGCATCTCAAATTCAGGCAGAGTGGTCTTATCATGTAGAGCTAGTAATAGAACCTGTAGGATGGCAAGCATTGTGGAAAATACCACGTTTAGTCTGCGAAGATTTTCAAGTTCACTATCCCACCATAGTGGTGGTAGAAGTTGAGCAAGTAGATTTTACAGACTTATCGGCATTGGTTAAAATTACTGCTGTTCAAGATGAAATTCATCTACCTGAAAAGTATGACGTACAGCTGGTAGAGCTTTATCCAACTCATAATCAAGAGAACGATGCCTTGGATGTGGTAGGCACTGCGAGCTGCATCGATCAGTTACGATTTTTCTACAGTTATTTGTGGATGCCATGGGACATagatgatgatgataataCTGATTGGGTGTCTGTACATTTAGAAACAAGAATACGGTTGTTCTTTGATATGAAACGAGGTGTAGTCAGTAAAGAAACTAGCGACATTATTAGGAGTTTAGTAAGGGAAGGACGAGAAGTTCAGCAGAAGATATCAAAATTAGAAGACACTATTTCCGAAGGAGAAGAATCACATGAAGATGTTGATGGGGGAACAGCATGTCAGCTGATGAAACTTCACTTTAGGTTGCAGCAAATTAAGAGAGAAGTAGAAGTTCTTGAAAATCCTGCTATGAGAGAAATCCTTGTGAAGAATCGAAATTCATCCTTAAATAATGACCAAATACAGAGGCGCCATAGTAAAGGAAAATCCACAGAaggttattttgtgtggctAGGTGGTACTCTAGAAGAAATGAAGGAAACAATAAGTAAAGTTCAAGCTTCTTTGTCTGCAGACTTACATTTTAA AATATCTGGATCCTTACAAGAGACTCTGCATACCAGTGATGCTGGAGATGTGATTGTAATTGGAGAAGGAACTCATCTGATAAAAGGTGCTGGTAATTTGGAAGAAGGAGGTACAATTAAGGGAGTTCATAATGTAGAACGCACCATTCTTTCTGTGAAAGATACCGAAACGGTGCCATCGTTGCTCGACTTCTCCGGTAGCGAA gttttattagaaagtatTACAATAGATGTGGGTGATCTCAGGGCTGGTGTAATAGTTAGAGCTGGGACTACTAAAATagttaattgtaaaatatgtgCCATGAATCAGAGTATAGTCAAACTAGGAGTTGCTGTTTTACCTAATGCGAAACTGATAATAGAAAACACAGTTTTTGATGGTCTTGGAACTGCTTCAGTTATTTACAGTAATGGAGAAATACTTATGAATAACTgtagtttcaaaaattgtgCTGAGGGTATACAG CTCCACGACAATACGACATTGATAGCGAGGAATTGTTTTCTGGGAGAGTTTAAGGAGTACGCTATTCGATTGGAAAcgcagaaatatttacatagtTCGGAAAGCATATGCGGTGGCCcagaattattacaaaatatacctGAAATCTCGTTGAACGATTGCAAATTCGGAGCCAACGGCAAAGGACATGTTATATTAAAACCTAGGACAGCGTTCTCTGTAATGACGAAACAAGACGGAACCACAAATATGGAGTCTTGA
- the LOC128878774 gene encoding ubiquitin carboxyl-terminal hydrolase CYLD — MEKRIAGSKEGRHVLQYYVAKQNSILTRMSGECDKNLNTLRLGMLVEALEDLGDSALRVRVNDTTGSEIWRGTEWRCHRYDLIPVSSEVWKFLPAVSVPQERVHLANHKLLCKELTSLMMDDTIWYCPDPQGYTKYLAVIKYIGPVPELGQGYYFGLDLLDGQESSKTALLSKEYFVSKHSEGRFATLSNIFPLKPEGPTGLGNSDKNVFLKTDSGNNYTNEKKKSVLDSTPPVLLEKFAIFDDNKNNNRDQRPLSNEYLQSPKSMTLENDSNVTKNTNIHVYAQSGSTSEKNENKKCGRVENTELIVGSNVKILLDSDVHYGVIRWIGTPPGITPGKLIAAVELDDGHPSGTDGTYKDVRYFHCRPYRAVFIDLDQCSRYDTMVTMSQKKENVDDPSTPINTDNFGNMESSVIVGMVRPISVKGNLKNICGKYRGIQGHHNSCYLDATLFSMFTFTSVFDNLLFRPPNEKDCPQYEEVQRVLREEIVNPLRKNMFVRADHVMKLRTLLEKLSSVSGLTSEEKDPEEFLTSLVAQILNAEPFLKLSSGQDAYHYQLFVEKDDHLNLPTVQQLLEQSFLTSNIRLKEVPSCLIIQMPRFGKSFKMYQKIQPTLLLDVTDIIEDSPRQCTICGKLAEFECKECYGQCGVGLESIAFCLQCLEKVHRHERRTNHEPKKLVVPMEFAILQEHCPVPRLYLELSAVVCIETSHYVCFVKCGSGSEAPWCFFDSMADRKGEQNGYNIPEMVPCPGFPYWLSEEGGHYLTELTDDRHLPEHAKRLLCDAYMCMYQSPDVMMYK, encoded by the exons ATGGAGAAACGGATTGCCGGTAGCAAAGAGGGCCGGCATGTCCTCCAATATTATGTTGCCAAGCAAAACTCCATTCTGACGCGTATGTCAGGCGAATGCGACAAAAATCTTAATACGTTGCGTCTTGGCATGCTCGTAGAGGCACTCGAGGATCTGGGAGACAGTGCACTCAGAGTGCGTGTCAATGACACGACAGGATCAGAAATTTGGCGTGGCACAGAATGGCGATGTCACAGATATGACTTGATTCCTGTTTCATCAGAGGTATGGAAATTTTTACCCGCAGTCTCCGTACCTCAAGAAAGAGTTCACTTAGCCAATCACAAACTCTTATGCAAAGAGCTCACCAGCCTGATGATGGATGATACCATTTGGTATTGTCCTGATCCTCAGGGATACACCAAATACCTGgctgttattaaatatattggaCCTGTGCCAGAACTCGGTCAAGGATATTACTTTGGTCTTGACTTGTTG GATGGTCAAGAATCATCAAAAACAGCCTTACTAAGCAAGGAATACTTTGTTTCTAAACATTCAGAAGGAAGATTCGCTACATTGAGTAACATTTTCCCATTAAAGCCTGAGGGTCCCACAGGTCTTGGAAACTCGGATAAAA ATGTCTTCTTAAAAACAGACTCgggaaataattatacaaacgaaaaaaaaaagtctgtGTTGGACTCCACACCACCTGtccttttagaaaaatttgctATTTTCGAtgacaataaaaacaataacagaGATCAACGACCTTTGTCAAACGAATATCTTCAGTCTCCAAAATCAATGACACTAGAAAATGACAGCAATGTAACTAAAAACACAAATATCCATGTGTATGCACAATCTG gTAGTACAtcagagaaaaatgaaaataaaaagtgtgGACGAGTAGAAAACACAGAATTAATCGTGGGTTCTAATGTAAAAATTCTGTTGGACTCTGATGTACACTATGGAGTCATTCGTTGGATTGGAACCCCTCCTGGTATTACTCCTGGTAAATTAATAGCAGCTGTAGAACTG GATGATGGTCATCCATCAGGTACAGATGGAACATATAAAGATGTaagatattttcattgtcGTCCTTACAGAGCTGTTTTCATAGACCTCGATCAATGTTCTCGTTACGATACGATGGTT ACGATGtcacagaaaaaagaaaacgttgaCGATCCCTCAACGCCAATAAATACAGATAATTTTGGCAACATGGAAAGCTCTGTGATTGTCGGAATGGTCCGCCCAATTTCCGTTAAAGGAAATCTGAAAAACATTTGTGGAAAATATAGAGGAATACAAGGGCATCACAATTCGTGTTACTTGGACGCCACTCTTTTTAGCATGTTTACATTTACTAGTGTATTTGATAATCTCTTATTTAG acCACCAAACGAGAAAGACTGTCCGCAATATGAAGAAGTGCAAAGGGTATTACGCGAAGAAATAGTAAATCCTCttagaaaaaatatgtttgtcaGAGCAGATCATGTAATGAAACTTCGAACgttacttgaaaaattgtcCTCCGTATCTGGGCTTACCAGTGAAGAGAAAG ATcctgaagaatttttaacatcACTGGTAGCACAAATTTTAAACGCTGAGCCGTTTCTTAAGCTAAGTTCTGGGCAGGATGCATATCACTATCAACTTTTCGTTGAGAAGGACGATCATTTGAATCTTCCAACTGTACAACAACTATTAGAACAAAGTTTTCTTACAAGTAACATAAGATTAAAGGAAGTCCCATCGTGTCTCATTATACAAATGCCTCGATTCGGAAAGTCGTTCAAAATGTATCAAAAGATACAACCTACTCTGTTACTCGATGTAACGGACATTATTGAAGATT CACCCAGGCAATGTACAATTTGTGGAAAATTAGCCGAGTTTGAATGCAAAGAATGTTACGGACAATGCGGTGTTGGGCTTGAAAGTATTGCCTTCTGTTTGCAGTGTTTAGAAAAG GTACATCGTCACGAACGAAGAACGAATCATGAGCCAAAGAAGCTCGTAGTACCAATGGAATTTGCTATCTTGCAAGAACATTGTCCTGTTCCACGATTATACTTGGAATTATCAGCAGTTGTTTGTATCGAAACGTCTCATTACGTGTGTTTTGTGAAATGTGGTTCAGGTTCGGAAGCACCGTGGTGTTTTTTCGATTCCATGGCTGATAGAAAAG GAGAACAAAATGGTTACAACATACCAGAAATGGTTCCATGTCCTGGTTTTCCATATTGGCTAAGCGAAGAAGGCGGTCATTATCTAACTGAATTAACTGACGACCGTCACTTACCGGAGCATGCGAAACGACTCTTGTGCGACGCCTACATGTGCATGTATCAATCACCAGACGTTATGATGTACAAATAA